The Populus alba chromosome 6, ASM523922v2, whole genome shotgun sequence genomic interval tcatatttaataatttttttaggattccatttttttctttaattatatgataataaacatatatatatatatagaaaagaaaacaaataaaattatgaaggagaaatgtattttttttcatccagATTGTCTATCTTTAGTCTTATAAACTCCATTTTATTATTGAAGcatctctttattattttaacaaaaacatgttcTTTAAATATAAgcactatttttaaaataaaaacgcATCATTGTCTCAAATtaaggttttaataaaaaacatattgaaataatGTCTGAATATTGTTATgtgatagaagaaaaaaaaattaattgatgtgattaaattatgtaaaatatctatcaaaaaatgaaaaacaatattgattttattttcattaaatattcatgagcaagttttttagcatatatatatatatatatatatatatatatatataataattgaaaaataatttgttaacattcccataaaaaagtaaaatattatttaagaaacatgataaaattgaataataatttaatataataattattttatttacagtgAATTCAagtcaaaatctaaaaaatcttaaaagataaaacttttaaaatagacAAAACACATGGGCCGGAAACATTGGTCCCATGTGCATCCTCCAAAAGAAAGAAGCCCTAGCATGCGTCAACTTGCAAGGCTAGGCACATATATTTCacctttattcttttatttatttttaaaataaaacaatcaacaTGTCATCTTTAATGGTAGAAGATACAACATCCAGTGGCCTAGATTCTGATTATTAGAGGTCGTCAAAATGTTCAGTTGGGGCTTTTGGATCCACAaatccattttaatttattttaacctaaaaaatctaataaatattcTATAAAACTCAATAAACAATTGTATAAAACACATctaaattggtaaaaaaaaaagtcaaagcaaataaaaagaattcttCCTTAATTCCAGCTACTTGCTTCTAACACCTCAcaaatagttatattttttataatattttttaaagctatcaattttattatatgtttaaaGATATAAGCATGAATTTTAACATATGAAGCcaatattaaagatataaaagatatagaaaccaaaaaaaaattaatgatatttatacTTAGTTGTTATTTTAATCGGTTGAGTTTGTCATTgaaatagttttattatttttttaattttaattatatgtagGGTGaatagaaattgaaaaatataggtgttaatataaattataaaagtctTTTGCTTAAAAGGATCATCTCTTTAAATTAGTATCCATTGCAAAAGGGAATAAGTAATTATtggcttatatatatatgaatccaatttaatagttttataaaaaaatttataatttgaatacaattttattatttcctagcttttaattattgtttttttgtggaCCTACTTTTATGAAGTTGTTAGGGTGATTTAAaaagcttatttattttatttatacttttaaGTGATTTATAAATAGCCATGTATTGCGCCTGGAATGGGGTCATCTCTGAAGAAAAATAGTATGTTATATTATACCAATATTCTACCCAAGGTAGATAACAACTCTATTTGTGTGGCCACTTGTGAACGAAACAGTGAAGGTACTGCTCAAAGCAATGATTGACAATTTCAATATGACCATCGGTCTGTGGGTGATATACAAAACTGAATTACAGTTTGGTGCCcgatattttgaaaaattcatgCCAAAACTTGATAATAAAATGGGGTCTCCGTCTCGGTCACTAATAATAGATTTAGGTATCCCATAGAGTTTAATGATCCCTTTCACAAATTTATCGGCCACTGTTTTAGCAATAAATAGATGGCTTAAAGTAGAAAATGAGATGATTTACTAAACCTCTCGACTATCATAACCCATTTCCAAATACTTATGCAGGTTGGGTGATCAAAATAAAGGATATTGTTAatagaaaatatcaaaatgtttttttaaaatggtctctttttttataaGCACTCTCTTTCTGACACATGGTCTGATACATATTCCATCatacataatatataaaaagaaagtctTCACAGTTTTGAAGAATTGTTGTCACTCTGTAGCTAGTAACAAGAAGGATATTCATTCCTGGACTGATTCTTGGTTGGAATATGGATCCTTAAAGCTACAATTTCCATGATTGTATGCTCTATCTAAGCACTACAAACACTCATTTTAAAGGtgggaaatttatttaatgaatcatggtATTGAAACTTATCTTGGAAGAGACACTCAAGGCCTACAAAATTAAATCAGCTACTACATCTTCTTAAACTGATTGAAGGGAAATAGTTAAAGCAAAATATAACAGATTCTAAATGCTGGGAACTAGAAGAAAGTGTTTACACTATCAAATCTTGCAACAACTTCATTGATAAAATTGCTTGCTTGGGTATGTCTACAattccttttaaattattatagaaaGGAATAATAACTCCTAGagttgatgtttttatttggattttactTCATGGAAGAGTATGTACTAAGGAGTTTCTTGTTCGAAGACATTTACTGTATTTGAAGGAAGGAATATGCCCTTTTTAAGTGGAAGTAATAGAAACTACggatcatctctttttttacgttgttttgttgtttaaaAACCATGAAACCAATTTTTGACATGGTTGAACTTACAATTGTGCATGTAGATGAACTATTGTTTAAGTGGTACTTCCTTGAAAAATGAAATCTGGTTGGTTAGGaacaaattagttttttcaagTAGAGTTTATGGATTGGGATACAATGTTTGGGTTAATTCCTCATCGTCTAGCTTTATGGTTGAATACAATTGACAAAAACTTTCAATACTTGAGATTTGATTTGTTTAGAGGTTCAGAAAGTATTCTCTTTTGGACAAATAAGTAGAGTTCTATCAGTATTCATTACAAGCATGGTTTTGTACATACTTCTTagttgtttcttatttttacttctttttgtaaatagacaattgtgttatttttcatgCTAGTTTGCCATTATCCTTGTGGCACTAGCATCCATTAATAAATTCctcaattattataaaaaaaaaataaaaaaaaaaaaacacttatgcCCATATAAGTAAGACAATTTCCCAAGTAACTAATAACATCATAAACTAtcctctatatatattttactcaTAAATCATAACTTTCAATATGCATTTTTCTGTCTAAAACTCATGAGTCTTTGTATTAcccaacaaatacaaaaaagtcAAAGCCTAGTGTTGGTATTACTTTTAAAGTCTACCATTCGAagtgttattttagttttccaacatacatgtataattattaaagatgtatttatcattttaagtcTCTTGAATTATAACtagacaaatatatatatatatatatatatatatatgagttaaGAATATTATAATCTAAGACCAAGTTCATTAGGATTTCCTCTCTTAGAAGAGATATATGATATTAAAGACAATGATCTTTCATCATGCTTCGCTTCTCCCttcaattatttcaaataaagtgTCAGAGTTAGTTCGATCTAGTAAGGGTAAGGGCGGAGCCTTGTACAAGGCTCAGGTGGGCTGTAGCCTAGGTTACAAATATTGTTTTAccccataaataaaaaaaggagcaCACGTTTGAACAATTGAACTTTAATGATTTGTGAGGCTTTCTAAACACAAAAATTACACAAAGAAGAGGAGTACAGACAAAAGTAAGGACACAGTAATATAATTGCAACCCAtggaaaataattgtttttgtaaataactaattgtaaaatatgttttgttttattagtgGTGTTTGTGGTaatgattactttttaattttttttatttaaaaatatattaaaatattttgtttaaatcagttttaatatcagcatattaaaacgatctgaaaacactaaaaagttaatttaaaacaaaaaccaaatttatttttttaaaaaaatatttttgaaacccaaaaataaaCTAACTATATATCACTAAAGAGTGTCAAAGCATGaaaaatttgggttaaaaataataataattgcgaTCAATTGTGTTTTGTAGGGCATACAcacttatattaattaatcatcctaggttatttttctcaaaattgacAACCATTATCAATCTTATTAGTGTTTCTCCCAAATATTATACCGAGTTACATTATGCTCAGGCTATATATATTTCACATATGATAGCTACCGGAAAACATGAAATTGGTAGAGTGGCTAATCAAATCGGCATTTTACATCGAAGTGGAACTACTCACTGGAGCCCTCATTTTGATTATATTTGCATCTTAATAGATATGTATGGTGTAACTATTACTGTGCTTGAAAGTATGGTTCAAGAAGGATCTTATAACTCTATATGTGGAGAAGCTGATGGTTGTTTGATTGTAatgaaatcttttgaatttatattcatCTTATATTTGATGCATAAAATAACGGAGATTACTTATTTACTTTGTTGAGTTTTGCAGCAAAAATCTCTTAGCATCTTAAATGCAATGGATCTTGTATCAACTATTAAAGCATTGCTTCAAACTTTGAGAGATGTCGAATTTGATCTTCTTCTTGCAAATGTGCAATCTGTTTGCACAAAATATGAGATTGATATACCACATATGAATACTTCATATAAAAAGGCTACAGGTTGTTCATATCAACAACAAGGTTTAGTGACTGTTTACCAGTgttattattatgatatttttaactcaacaatagatttttaattggaagaattaaattttagattcagTAATGGGATAGTGGAACATgttaaaattgtgtttctcaataaaataaaagaggggTTCTTAGCAGATTCTTTGATGATTTACATTGAATGAGAGCTTGTTGAAGATATTGATTCGGATTcgatcataaattaattatattctacaaAATATCGAAGGGTGCAACTTTGatagtatgatttatttttattttgaattttaagtgctttaaattttatgttttatatattttgtgttatatatttgaattaaaactttactgTTAATCTAGCAAATTTATATATTCAAGTAAAtgattaatcttaaaaaataatttatatatacttaTATCATAGCCCAGGATAGGAAAAATTTCTGACTCCGCCCTTAAGTAAGGGTGTTTAGTTGgatgtatttggtattgtggtagctgttgtggttatgatttggaaaaaattgttttataaaaaatacttttagttaagattggtttgaaaaaatatatgtttggttaaaactatggttgaaattgaggttgaaccaaaaatagtttaatgtgtttggttacaagaatactttttaaattgaggtcataaaataactaaaaaaacatgtattaatattgattatttttaatttaaatattgtagatttacatcatgaaatgaataatacttaatataaaatattttttattgtttcattggTTTCGTAAGCGCGTAACAACATCAGGTACAATGTCATCAGAAACAAAATTGagattgtgatcaaattctgcaaatgttacgtcatcaagtgatctccttctaattaatctagtataattaaataatgttaaagactatttttttcaaataaaacacaattcaatataaaaataacataattttaaaaaaaaaaaaaaaactaggtcgGACCCGGTTCAATGTTGGATCGGACCCGGTCCGGCTAGAACAGTGGAGGGTGTCctataatttgatatatttttattctttctcactatattttaaaaaatcagaatttATATCATGGATGaaacaagaaattttaaaaatgatcaaaatataaaattaacaacatATAACACTCAAGAGTATCTCTCTCTATTGTCCTATTTTATCTCTTCAAATCACactaaactctctctctctctctctctctctctctctctctctctctctctctctctctctctctctctctctctctctctctctctctctctctcattttattttatctctcaATTTCTCTTTTCATGGGCGATAGAAATCTGAACACTTAAAACTAGAAAGTGTttgatcttttgttttttttttttttttgaaaaatcacaatCTCTAGTTGTTTTGAATATGATCATTGTTAAGAATCCTTATTTTGTTAAGAATACTATTTACTGCACTTCAAACCCTTTCATTGGCTCAAACCTTGGCATTGATATTGAAAATATCATCATCCACAATGGACCCCATATCAGATTGGTTTGAATAACATGAGAGAGCTCTCACTTCTCTTTCACTTCTTGACAAAAACTTCACTGGTTACCACGCAGATGTAGGTAAAGCAACTTGGAGCTGCTTTCAGCGGCACGCAAACGCGTCTATAAATTTTGATAAGTCCCCCATTAATAGTAAACAATGATTCATCATTTACCAAACAACTGATACTAATGGTGACACCTAAACGTGGAAGCTACCACGCAACCAAATGATCTAAGATTATAGCATATGCGTAGAAGAAATAAAGATCCTAAATGAGAGAGGATAGAAAAGTGACATTTGAAAACTTAAAGGTGCAAGATGATTAGAGCCTAATAAGAGAATTGAGACCTTGCATTAAGAGAGATAAAGAAAACCTAAAAGAGAGGCTTAGTTCAAGTTGGCAAGTCATTGCACAAGAAAAAGTGTGGGACAAAGGAGATCACacctaaataaagaaaagaaacttctTTATAAAGAAAGACATGAAAAATGGTCAAGGagccattataaaaaaaaaataataataataataacttgatCAACAATGAACCAAAATAGAATAGCTACTTAAAGAGCcaaatcttgaaagaaaaatatttggcAAAAGAAATATGACAATTGCtgtaaaaggagaaaaataaataagaatagtcATCTTAAGACAGATACAATTGTTGaagaaaagtaaattgaaaagatGACAATGAGACGCCATTAGTTAGTCATGATGAAAAGAGTGGATTAGAGAAAGTTGCAAGAAAGACCTTAATAAGATAAAGATGGAAAATCCATAAATAGTGACACCAATGtccccaaaaataaataaagaagacatTGAAGTTTTTCTCATCAACAAGAGATGAGAAAGGTTCCTTAGGCATGACAAAATGATTCTCCAACATATGGCAAGATAATCCTCCAGCTTTTTtctaaatttcaagaaatacaagattttcaaaattgaaTGGAAGTGTTGGAAATAATTTTGAGGTATTCTTTTAATTCTCCTACAtgtatatatagttattaaagatatgtttatattttttaagtttcgtAAATTATTCTAGACTAGCACGaagaatattataattaaagttCAAGTCTATTGAGATTTTCCCTTTTAGAACAGTAATATGATATGAGAGAGGATggtatttcattttattttattattagacaAGCTCAAACTCTGGACATCTAGATAGCTCCATTATATATGGATAAAACTTGCCTGTAAAGGATTAATGACAGCATAATATTACATAGaacattaatcaaataaattaattatttcatcataATATGATTCCAAGAGAAAACACTCCTTGTTTCGACTCCTGATTACAAAATCAGAGTCCATGTCAGCTTTCTGTTTGTGTTGCTCGCAGCCCTTTCCATTATTCACCAGAACTAGGCTCTCCTTGTAAGCAAAAACTCCTACACACCGAACCCACCTCGTTAATCCAAGACCACTTATTTCTTGAGTGCTGGGATCACATAAGATTAGTTCACCAGAGTCAGAAACCAAAATCAGCTTACTGTTCTTCCAATGCCCAATCGGATACGAGATTTCTGGAAGAGGCCCAATAGAAAATTTTTTAACCCAACAGCTATCATTCAGTGTCCACATATGAAGAAACTTCTCACGAACATCCAATATAGCGAGGGAGTCTTCGTACGTTGCAAGACACTGACGATAAATTAACTTGTCACAATCTGGTAGCTGTATCTCTTGGCAGGTTTCCGTAGCCATGTCAAAAGAAATAATCACTTCAGGATCTCCACATATTTCATATGATCCCAACCAGAAAAGTACTCCATTCATACAAATGtaacatttattattttgcaaataataataacGTGATAAATCTCCCCAATGTCGCCAAGAACCAGTCCTAGATGAGTACACGAACACACCTAAAGGATACCTGCCTCccctttcttcctctttttcacGCCAGTAATCTTTCATAACCACCACTTCGTAATCTTTAGTTACTGGATGTGATCCAAAACCATAAGCATCATATTGTGGACTATAAGAAAAATTGGATGGAGGATGGGGTAAGGGAggtaaaaatttgaattcattAACTGCGGGGTTCCAGAGAGCacgaaaatcataaaaatcgcaatacatataaaatattccATCACAAGGACCACAAAGAAATGGACTGTGAAACGGCATGTTATCAAGCGAGGCGTATGATAAAACTCTAGGTGTCTCGTCTAGCAACAACTCAAGAGATTCAAGTTCACCCGCTTGGGTTACGCAATACTGAACAAGGAGGCAATCGCTGTCGTCACTTTTACTATAGTAATTTCTTAGATGCTTGGATATGAAATTGGGACTTGTAATGGTAGCATACCATGATTTGCAAACACACTTGAACTGCAGTAGATTTTTCACGGGAAGTCGTGATAAAATCTCAATTACCACATCTTCAGGCAAAGGATGACCAGTCATGGTTGCCATTACTACTGACATCTCCCGTTCCTTTTTgtctctacaaaaaaaaaaaaagttatcttgcCAAATACGTAAATTAggaatcccacattaaaaaaaaaaaaatattaatccaaaTTATGATAGCCCTGAGTAAAAGATAAAAGATCTCACCTCTCTTTTAAAATGGGAGTTAACCTATCACGGAAATGCGAAGCGTAACGGCTCAAGGAAAGAGCCATCCCTGCCCCCGACACAATAAATGTTTAGCAGGTGTGTATTTTTGGAAGTAAAAGAAGCAGGAAATAATATTCAACGTTTGAGAGAGGATTCAAGAAAGTTAAGAACTTTTAAGGATTCAAGAAATGAGACCTCCAGAGACGATTGATAGAGGCTTCAACGATCTTTATTCTTCAACCAAGAAGATTAAGACTTGCGAGTATGAGAAAGATCTTCAACGTTTAAGAGCGACGATTGGTAAAACAGAGCTCCCGGCCGTCTAAAATagcctaataataataacatccTATTAGCTTAATTATACCAATAAAAGTCAACGGTAATCCTTGGAGAGAAAGCAAGGACGACTGGTTCTAATtgagtaatatatattttacaagtcACACGACAACCAAGAGATTCCTGaattgagaagaaaatattACATCTATGTTACGACAACTAAatctaattgattaatttttaaagtcaGATGACAACTAATATTAATTGGATTATATTGAAAGTCACATGACAAACCTTCAGAGTCTGAGTAACCGCGTAAAATGAATTATAGTTTAATCTTTATAGGAGTTAAAAATTTCCTTGGCCCTAATTTTTTTGAGGAAAAATAAATCACCTTCTGATCCTATTAAGTTGGGGCATGATTGAGGTTTCCACTCTTTACCTCATtcattttatatgataaaattttaaggtATAAGAATTTTATAACATTATCTCAAACGGAATTATTTCTATAACCCAGGTaagtttaaagaaaaatattataggtcacttttttttatatgaataagaaatataattgtttttttttagaattttaaaaaactaaattcactAAATCATTCATGAAATCAAGGTAAgaggggcaattgccccctcaaatttttttaaatactttttatattagaatataTAATAGTAGTCTGGTGAGGGGTTGATACACACAAagttaattattgttgttgactTATAACCTAATAtgctaatataatatataatatatataatatatgtccAGCTCATTTCACCACActtctcccttttctttctttttcttccactAACTAATCTAGAGCCCTTCTTCTTACTTTTGAGTTGTAAAATTTCTCTTCAAGTCCAGCAAGTAACCTCTTATGTTTTATACTTTAGATAGGTttctatcatgttttttatatctttcattatctaattttaattttatttttttataattaattattaaaaatataaaaatttataataatttagaggttttgatatgaatatatTTAGCACGCGcagttagagaaaaaaaaaaaaaaaaacctagtttaaTTAGTTGCTATGTAACTCCAGCCAAGTTCATAATATTCGTAAATGTAGTCGGCGAACCTCTTTGCCCAACACAACAATTCATCCTATGTTCGTGGCTTTGGGATACAATTGGAAAGCGTCAACATACTTATTAATGTAGCAATCACAACCTGAATGATTTTTCTAAATAGGTTCAAAAAAGATGTTTAAATctattaatttaaacaattaaatgtttcttttcttattataaagaaTGAAACCAAAAGTTAACTGTAATTTGTGTCTAGGTATAATTTAAATGTCTAGATatgattaagtataatttaatcaacatacttattatatgcatatataaCTATGAATTGAAAtggattttgatgaattgatgtttattttgatgaattgaaatGGATTTTGAAATGGAAAATTATGGTGATGAATTTactagtaattaaaaataaaagacaagacaactaaaaaaattacagacacaacaaagaaattaaaaaaaaaaacatttaacatttATGTTTAACTCAGTTATAGAAAACAACAAGTTAACAAGAACAACATTAATTTATCATGATAATCCTTTTAAGCTATGGTTTTAGCTGCTCTCTACCATATGTCAGCATAGAATTGTTGCTAAGAACTTTAATAGTCTttgaaagatttagaattatCATGTAACTCAACTGAATTTTGTTTAACAACACATTGTTGTGTAGTTATGTTAATTGTTATGCAGACactaatgatgaaaaaaaaaccaacaagttcatcaattaaattaacatgtcactatataattattttaagcgTAAATCCCTCCTTCAAAATAAAGAGTTATTCAAAGATTCAAGTCATGAAACTTaatcaagttcaaagaaaatttatattgaaatcaACCTCGACACTCTCCTTGTTGACCCTGACCTAAGAAGACCAATTTATGAATACCATGTAAATGTTAGGGGTGTAATCCAAAGAACATATCTATAAAAAGGTCCTTGTCAATATTCACACtatgattttcttcaaaaacaatttgGGAATATATCAACACAACGACGTTTTAATCCGGCCTGGTTTAGCGCAGACCCAACTAAGTTAGAGTCCAACATAGCTAGAGATGCTACTTTTTGCCTATATTGTTACCTTTTCAAGTCAAAAGGGAGTATTGATTTGTTTATAGGTGATgggtttttaaattgaaaaaaaaaaaaaaaaggaatgatttgatttttatattgaaaagtcTAACAGTTTCCACAATAcaactttaataaaatataagaatttgaTGAATTGTTGTCATTATGTAGCTGGCAACAAGAAGGATATTCATTCCTGGACTGATTCTTGGTTGGAATATGGATCCTTAAAGCTACAATTTCCATGATTGTATGCTCTATCTAAGCACTACAAACACTCATTTTAGAGGtgggaaatttatttaatgaatcatggtATTGAAACTTATCTTGGAAGAGAAACTTAAGGCCTACAAAATTAAATCAGCTACTACATCTTATACTGATTGAAAGGAAATAGTTAAAGCAAAATATAACATATTCTAAATGCTGGGAACTAGAAGAAGTGTTTACTGTCTAAAATAGAATGACCACTTAAAGAGCCAAATCTTGAAAGAGAAATATTCAGCTGAAGAAATATGACAGTAATcgtaaaaggagaaaaatgaataaaaatagtcATCTTAGGACAGCACAATATTACATAGaacattaatcaaataaattacttATTCCATCATAATATGATTCCATGAGAAAACACTCCTCATTTCTAGCGTTTCGACTCCTGATTACAAAATCAGATTCTGTGTCAGCTTTCTGATTGTGTCGCTCGCAGCCATTTCCATTATTCACCAGAACAAGGCTCTCCTTGTAAGCAAAAACTCCTACACACCGAACCCACCCCTTCGATCCAAGACCACTTATTTCTTGAGTTCTGGGATCACATGAGATTAGTTCACCAGAGTCAGAAACCAAAATCAGCTTACTGTTCTTCCAATGCCCAATCGGATACGAGATATCTGGAAGAGGCCCAATAGAAAATTTTTTAACCCAACACCTCTCGTTCAGTGTCCACATATGAAGAAACTCCTCATGAACATCCAATATAGCGAGGGAGTCTTCGTACGTTGCAAGACACTGACGATTAAATAACTTGCCACAATCTGGTAGCTGTATCTCTTGGCAGGTTTCCGTAGCCATGTCAAAAGAAATAATCACTTCAGGATCTCCACATATTTCATATGACCCCAACCAGAAAAATACTCCATTCATACAAATGtaacatttattattttgcaaataataataacGTGATAAATCTCCCCATTGTCTCCAAGAACCTGTGCTAGATGAGTACACGAACACACCTAAAGGATACCTGCCTCccctttcttcctctttttcacGCCAGTAATCTTTCATAACCACCACTTCGTAATCTTTAGTTACTGGATGTGATCCAAAACCATAAGCATCATGTAGTGTACTATAACGAAAATTGGATGGAGGATTGGGTAAGGGaggtaaaaattttaattcattaactGCGGGGTTCCAGAGAGCACGAAAACCACTAAAAACGCTAACgcgataaatataaaatattccaTCACAAGGACCACAAAGAAATGGACTGTGAAACGG includes:
- the LOC118057948 gene encoding putative F-box protein At3g22650 codes for the protein MALSLSRYASHFRDRLTPILKERDKKEREMSVVMATMTGHPLPEDVVIEILSRLPVKNLLQFKCVCKSWYATITSPNFISKHLRNYYSKSDDSDCLLVQYCVTQAGELESLELLLDETPRVLSYASLDNMPFHSPFLCGPCDGIFYMYCDFYDFRALWNPAVNEFKFLPPLPHPPSNFSYSPQYDAYGFGSHPVTKDYEVVVMKDYWREKEEERGGRYPLGVFVYSSRTGSWRHWGDLSRYYYLQNNKCYICMNGVLFWLGSYEICGDPEVIISFDMATETCQEIQLPDCDKLIYRQCLATYEDSLAILDVREKFLHMWTLNDSCWVKKFSIGPLPEISYPIGHWKNSKLILVSDSGELILCDPSTQEISGLGLTRWVRCVGVFAYKESLVLVNNGKGCEQHKQKADMDSDFVIRSRNKECFLLESYYDEIINLFD
- the LOC118057947 gene encoding F-box only protein 8-like; amino-acid sequence: MALSLSRYASHYRDRLTPILKERDKKEREMSVVMATMTCHPLPEDVVIEILSRLPVKNLLQFKCVCKSWYATITSPNFISKHLRNYYSKSDDSECLLVQYCVTQAGELESLELLLDETPRVLSYASLDNMPFHSPFLCGPCDGIFYIYRVSVFSGFRALWNPAVNELKFLPPLPNPPSNFRYSTLHDAYGFGSHPVTKDYEVVVMKDYWREKEEERGGRYPLGVFVYSSSTGSWRQWGDLSRYYYLQNNKCYICMNGVFFWLGSYEICGDPEVIISFDMATETCQEIQLPDCGKLFNRQCLATYEDSLAILDVHEEFLHMWTLNERCWVKKFSIGPLPDISYPIGHWKNSKLILVSDSGELISCDPRTQEISGLGSKGWVRCVGVFAYKESLVLVNNGNGCERHNQKADTESDFVIRSRNARNEECFLMESYYDGISNLFD